A genomic segment from Garra rufa chromosome 5, GarRuf1.0, whole genome shotgun sequence encodes:
- the c5h9orf85 gene encoding uncharacterized protein C9orf85 homolog: protein MSSQKGNVSRSRGQKHQNVTAFRNDKYGATEQIKKAQAKVLDGLCQHCKDVLEWKVKYNKYKPLTQPRKCVKCLQKTVKDAYYIICKPCALKLELCAKCGKKEEIAIPLDKEEEEEVEDTSKPKKGKRQKKRDGEEEEEDEDFDDMGISNNDSNSDSEAEGN from the exons ATGAGCTCTCAAAAAGGAAACGTTTCCCGGTCGCGAGGCCAAAAACACCAGAATGTAACAGCCTTCAGAAATGACAAGTATGGTGCAACCGAACAGATTAAG AAAGCCCAAGCAAAGGTTCTTGATGGGCTGTGCCAGCACTGCAAAGATGTGCTAGAGTGGAAAGTCAAGTACAACAAATACAAGCCCCTTACACAGCCACGAAAATG CGTGAAATGTCTTCAGAAAACAGTGAAGGATGCCTATTATATTATATGCAAGCCATGTGCACTAAAGCTGGAGCTTTGTGCAAAATGTGGGAAGAAGGAAGAGATTGCCATTCC ACTTGAtaaggaggaggaagaagaggtagAGGATACCAGCAagccaaaaaaaggaaaaaggcagaaaaaaagagatggggaggaggaggaagaggatgaAGATTTTGATGACATGGGCATTAGCAATAATGACTCTAATAGTGATTCAGAGGCGGAAGGAAATTGA